A portion of the Bacillus sp. V2I10 genome contains these proteins:
- a CDS encoding type IV secretory system conjugative DNA transfer family protein has protein sequence MGWFDEQPKKNEQTNGEQQTEEMIGFFSIFLLCVVIVLLTAGSFVIGLLCLGVFQLLKDKKMVNLFSIIAGLLLAAVLYFEGWRVLFQLTEATFTLVGMERFVNPVENLINNGSPFQMTWKAWLASLSLGVLFARAGVAVIDFYRGKVVTSKDDKRYKYRQSKQFKAIKKHSLSITNQVQANWRKRKAKQLEKNQPIEDILLGIDENRNEITMKSAETKQHVLVAGTTGSGKTVAIMTLIETALMNHESVVFVDGKGDSETIEDLQSMFDRYGRTLHVFSENTDLTYNPLKNGNRSEITDRLMALFDWSNEFYENEAQDNLQKVVYFLDLYEIDRDLKNLLHFLSVKNLYSVLKNDIVQEKRIVEEQEKVEKSPSTVENQQFKLKVTVPTDSLDVFGDAPSSKKSEEVEYRTVQKEIIVRHQSERSKKMMVLFFDKETLSDEEDKDIEKAFPHMRQNLQGLRSQLSQLVNSELGRLLEEKESGLDLVEVMKRGEGVIFSFNSLSYEKFIKRMGRFVIADTANAVKEQFKTNKSDRKGVTAVFDEFSAYGSEKVADITARARSANMRAVIGIQSFADLADVSGVNIKEKVIDTCNTIWIGKQNSSTTADEAASIGGTFSDQEVTYQLEDKGGLFKRIDLKTEKGTVRNVQAFYFHPNEIKSFDTGQFAVIRKAARGLSEEERRRVIFFRNPLIDEAPPLWKRLFIKFRTG, from the coding sequence ATGGGATGGTTTGATGAACAACCGAAAAAGAATGAACAGACAAACGGAGAACAACAAACAGAAGAGATGATAGGATTCTTTTCTATTTTCCTCTTATGCGTTGTGATTGTACTTCTTACAGCTGGTTCCTTTGTGATTGGTCTTTTATGTCTCGGAGTGTTTCAGCTTCTTAAGGACAAAAAGATGGTTAATCTTTTTTCGATTATAGCGGGATTACTTTTAGCAGCCGTTTTGTATTTTGAGGGATGGCGTGTATTGTTTCAACTGACAGAAGCGACTTTTACCCTTGTAGGAATGGAACGCTTTGTGAATCCAGTTGAAAATCTTATTAATAATGGCTCACCATTTCAAATGACATGGAAAGCTTGGTTAGCTTCATTGTCACTTGGTGTATTGTTTGCTCGGGCAGGAGTTGCAGTCATTGATTTTTACAGAGGAAAAGTAGTTACTTCAAAGGATGATAAAAGGTATAAATATCGCCAATCCAAGCAATTTAAGGCGATTAAAAAACACAGTCTCTCTATTACGAATCAAGTACAGGCAAATTGGCGAAAGCGTAAAGCTAAGCAATTAGAGAAGAATCAACCGATTGAAGACATCTTGCTTGGTATCGATGAGAATCGAAATGAAATTACGATGAAATCAGCGGAAACAAAACAGCATGTACTTGTTGCAGGAACTACTGGAAGTGGGAAAACCGTTGCCATTATGACATTGATTGAGACAGCTCTTATGAATCATGAAAGTGTGGTATTTGTAGATGGTAAAGGAGATTCAGAAACAATAGAAGATTTACAGTCTATGTTTGATCGGTACGGTCGCACATTGCATGTATTTAGTGAAAATACGGACCTCACCTATAATCCCTTGAAAAATGGGAATCGTTCTGAAATTACTGATCGTTTAATGGCACTCTTTGACTGGTCAAATGAGTTTTATGAAAATGAAGCGCAGGACAATCTTCAAAAAGTCGTTTATTTTCTTGATCTTTATGAAATTGATCGAGATTTAAAGAACCTATTACATTTTCTATCCGTAAAGAACTTGTACAGTGTGTTGAAAAACGACATTGTGCAGGAAAAAAGAATTGTTGAAGAGCAAGAAAAGGTGGAAAAAAGTCCTTCAACTGTTGAAAATCAGCAGTTCAAATTAAAGGTTACCGTACCTACTGATTCACTGGATGTTTTTGGTGATGCACCTTCATCCAAGAAATCCGAAGAGGTTGAATATCGAACGGTTCAAAAAGAGATCATTGTCCGTCATCAGTCCGAACGATCTAAAAAAATGATGGTATTGTTTTTTGATAAAGAAACCTTGTCTGATGAAGAAGATAAGGACATTGAAAAGGCGTTTCCACATATGCGTCAAAATCTTCAAGGCTTGCGAAGCCAGCTCTCTCAATTGGTTAATAGTGAGTTAGGAAGATTGTTGGAGGAGAAAGAAAGCGGTCTTGATCTAGTTGAGGTTATGAAACGTGGGGAAGGTGTTATCTTTTCGTTCAACTCTTTATCATATGAAAAATTCATAAAACGAATGGGTCGATTTGTCATTGCAGATACAGCTAATGCTGTAAAGGAACAATTCAAGACCAATAAAAGCGATAGGAAGGGCGTTACAGCAGTTTTTGATGAATTTAGCGCTTATGGGTCTGAAAAGGTTGCAGACATCACGGCGAGGGCTCGTAGCGCAAATATGAGGGCGGTCATTGGTATCCAGTCATTTGCTGATCTTGCCGATGTCAGTGGGGTTAATATCAAAGAAAAAGTGATAGATACCTGTAATACCATTTGGATTGGTAAACAAAATTCCTCCACAACAGCCGATGAAGCAGCGAGCATAGGGGGAACATTTTCCGACCAAGAAGTCACGTATCAGCTTGAAGATAAAGGTGGATTATTTAAGCGGATCGATCTAAAAACAGAAAAAGGAACGGTTCGGAATGTGCAAGC
- a CDS encoding primase C-terminal domain-containing protein: protein MNAYREIFGDQLTEAPKRQSERQQTGYNSHLGWVFVCNKFNEKPKAIRTFHSLYGAAEAYTYFTPNTFFRNDQRHAGALRWLNAMVIDIDVKNDQNESMILPDVLNLVSEAGLPVPSMVVSTPSGGFHVYWYYNCPKRAFPKVTELYKHVQAAIAEVMGGDIQAIGAERWFRMPTAANTLYQSDNRVSFDDLCDWLSIYHEECREELLKDRKSVCIGSGGLLGHAAIKKLLEGVSRGQRDNTCYTLALAFKASGYSESETEARLQEWNGLNEPAMNQIDVKRKVKSAFKKGSPGGPSSFWIRELSGMAFTYQTWEEAKPREERTYSHFNEWENDVINYLISAGGEVCGGQRTIAQAIKSSSDRNKNIPYSTFKKVIDYLIQRGIVTKNVEGKGRSAVTTLQLVKQSKVVPFRPKNPSKKNGFNSITFIDQVVGGVSLSISADVPISQGSSGHSLSLSRGALP from the coding sequence ATGAATGCTTATAGAGAGATTTTTGGTGATCAACTTACTGAAGCACCTAAGCGACAATCAGAAAGGCAGCAAACAGGCTATAACAGTCATTTAGGATGGGTTTTTGTTTGTAATAAATTTAATGAAAAACCTAAAGCAATACGCACTTTTCATTCTTTATATGGAGCTGCTGAAGCGTATACCTATTTCACACCAAATACTTTTTTTCGCAATGATCAGCGACATGCAGGGGCTTTACGCTGGTTAAATGCAATGGTTATTGATATTGATGTGAAAAACGATCAAAACGAATCTATGATTCTTCCTGATGTGCTGAATCTTGTATCAGAAGCTGGTCTTCCGGTGCCTTCTATGGTGGTTTCTACACCTTCAGGGGGGTTTCATGTTTATTGGTATTACAATTGTCCAAAACGTGCTTTTCCGAAGGTGACAGAGCTATACAAACACGTACAAGCTGCAATTGCAGAGGTTATGGGGGGGGACATTCAAGCCATTGGAGCTGAACGGTGGTTTCGTATGCCAACGGCAGCCAACACGTTATATCAAAGTGATAACAGGGTATCATTTGATGATTTATGCGATTGGCTATCAATCTACCATGAAGAATGCAGGGAAGAGCTATTAAAAGACCGTAAGTCCGTTTGTATTGGTTCAGGCGGTCTTTTAGGTCATGCAGCTATTAAAAAACTGTTAGAAGGTGTATCTAGGGGGCAGAGAGACAATACTTGCTATACGCTTGCTTTGGCTTTTAAAGCTTCAGGCTACAGTGAATCAGAAACAGAAGCACGCTTGCAAGAATGGAATGGACTAAACGAGCCGGCAATGAATCAGATTGATGTAAAACGAAAAGTGAAAAGCGCCTTCAAGAAAGGATCGCCAGGAGGACCGTCTTCATTTTGGATCCGTGAACTTTCCGGAATGGCATTTACTTATCAAACATGGGAGGAAGCAAAACCAAGAGAAGAACGTACATATAGCCACTTTAATGAGTGGGAAAACGATGTTATTAACTATTTGATCTCTGCAGGTGGCGAAGTTTGTGGTGGACAAAGAACGATTGCTCAAGCAATCAAATCGTCTTCAGACAGAAATAAAAACATACCATATTCAACCTTTAAAAAGGTCATAGATTACCTTATTCAACGTGGGATTGTTACCAAAAATGTTGAAGGGAAAGGACGGTCTGCTGTAACCACTCTACAGCTCGTTAAACAGTCCAAAGTGGTTCCGTTCCGGCCTAAAAATCCATCAAAAAAAAATGGGTTCAATTCAATTACATTTATAGATCAGGTGGTGGGTGGGGTTTCTTTATCTATCTCTGCGGATGTTCCTATTAGTCAAGGTTCTTCTGGTCATAGTTTATCTCTTTCTAGGGGTGCGCTACCTTGA
- a CDS encoding ParM/StbA family protein, with translation MGRFVSIDIGNDAVKGYLGDLNNQIYIPNVIAEVKDREIVEMEKNPLNALHVEITSSALKKKNGNYAVGNLAAKYPNNDELSPDQDKSDNDQPVIMLLASLAFDAVNHFKEDDGIIEATYFLSTGLPLDETKKAKAKDFRKKLKNSQHEVKFLKTPELEGKIVRIKFEQVLVNTEGFAAFVDLTTNNDGSTKNEDLLGKTILINDIGGLSTDSAIITSEAEVDNEYSIGIKKGVSTYLDNIIKQVYSKHKYSIKSRRTLVEIISNEDPEEQNHIWVNGNRVSIKDIVDQELSILAKEEYKLIKDMWRNEPNIRLAYQIGGGSLVLKPYLTELNSSDKNYPLRFLSKEDSVWIIARAYFKILLMYLQSKGLSTQEVAANKE, from the coding sequence ATGGGAAGATTTGTTTCAATTGATATTGGAAACGATGCTGTAAAGGGCTACTTAGGAGACCTCAACAACCAGATTTACATACCGAATGTTATTGCAGAAGTGAAAGACCGAGAAATTGTCGAAATGGAAAAGAATCCTTTAAATGCACTTCATGTAGAAATAACTTCATCAGCTTTGAAGAAAAAAAACGGAAATTACGCAGTTGGTAACTTAGCAGCAAAATATCCTAACAACGATGAACTATCACCAGATCAAGACAAATCAGATAACGATCAGCCTGTAATTATGCTTTTAGCTTCACTAGCATTTGACGCAGTTAATCATTTTAAAGAAGACGATGGGATTATTGAAGCCACTTACTTTTTATCTACTGGATTACCTTTAGATGAAACTAAAAAAGCGAAAGCAAAAGACTTTCGTAAGAAATTAAAGAATTCACAACATGAAGTTAAATTCTTGAAAACCCCTGAACTTGAAGGTAAAATAGTTCGAATTAAATTCGAACAAGTTTTGGTAAACACCGAAGGCTTTGCTGCATTTGTAGACTTAACTACCAATAATGACGGATCAACGAAAAATGAAGATCTTTTAGGAAAGACAATTTTGATTAATGATATTGGTGGGCTATCCACGGATTCAGCCATAATTACAAGTGAAGCAGAAGTTGATAATGAGTATAGCATTGGAATCAAGAAAGGTGTCTCTACGTACCTAGATAACATTATTAAACAAGTTTACTCTAAACATAAATACTCAATAAAGAGTCGCCGTACCTTAGTTGAGATTATCTCAAATGAAGACCCCGAAGAACAAAATCACATTTGGGTAAATGGCAATCGCGTTTCAATCAAGGATATTGTAGATCAAGAACTTTCTATTTTGGCCAAAGAAGAGTATAAACTTATTAAAGATATGTGGCGAAACGAACCTAATATTAGACTCGCATATCAAATCGGTGGAGGCTCTTTAGTTTTAAAACCTTATTTAACTGAGCTTAATTCATCTGATAAAAACTATCCCCTGCGATTCTTATCAAAAGAAGATAGCGTATGGATAATTGCCCGAGCATACTTTAAGATTCTTCTGATGTATCTTCAAAGCAAAGGATTGTCTACACAAGAAGTAGCCGCAAATAAAGAGTGA
- a CDS encoding MerR family transcriptional regulator: MNFWKISDFVEVIKRNLDITSLHMNTVDGWFKRLETDRIHYINRSEDTNEKIYDDLDLKIAIFIKSRREDKWSLAAISRDLQNHFDLRPFPKNDSNFPSSYVDDIESIKQHLSIEMRASFEELAATKIEELKNQYESIIKQLPQPISVEEQKDQRFQDMVLRKRIENKLEDEALKLWSTKPESERTKRVGFFRTEVDYDKKYRFIKDYVNNNFEIKLKEELF, from the coding sequence ATGAATTTTTGGAAAATTAGTGATTTTGTCGAAGTAATTAAACGCAACCTTGATATTACATCTCTTCATATGAATACAGTTGATGGTTGGTTTAAAAGATTGGAGACTGATCGTATCCATTACATCAATCGATCTGAAGACACCAATGAAAAAATATATGATGACCTTGATTTAAAAATAGCGATATTTATTAAAAGTCGCCGAGAAGACAAATGGTCACTCGCTGCAATCTCAAGAGATCTTCAAAATCATTTTGATCTAAGACCTTTCCCAAAAAACGATTCAAACTTTCCATCATCTTATGTAGACGACATAGAGTCTATAAAACAGCATTTATCTATTGAAATGCGTGCTTCATTTGAAGAATTAGCTGCCACGAAGATTGAAGAGTTGAAAAATCAGTATGAATCAATAATAAAACAGCTACCTCAGCCAATATCAGTGGAAGAGCAAAAAGACCAAAGGTTTCAAGATATGGTTTTACGAAAGAGGATTGAAAATAAGCTAGAGGATGAAGCACTTAAATTGTGGTCTACAAAACCCGAATCTGAGCGGACAAAAAGAGTAGGATTTTTTAGAACAGAAGTGGATTATGATAAAAAATACCGTTTTATTAAAGATTATGTAAACAATAACTTTGAAATAAAACTCAAAGAGGAGCTGTTTTAA
- a CDS encoding nucleotidyltransferase domain-containing protein — protein sequence MEKWEMVLNKFIKDWETRDDVSAALVCGSYITGNPSKRSDLDVHIILSNEVEWRERGNKIFNGLLIEYFVNPPKQIRKYFQEDFQTRRTMSMVQFITGKVVFDKTNVIQSLKIEAAEWIQKKYNSINRVSLEVNKYGIWDTGDNLQDCYEQQRPDFYLVYYNSLTNLFQQYCTYLGLDIVPYYQINSYLTDPLYQKKYLKEAFPDPVFSSLFIEALQENIDVEMMKSYEQLSQYVLNKMGGFNIDGWKIKSRVEE from the coding sequence ATGGAGAAATGGGAAATGGTTCTTAACAAGTTTATTAAAGATTGGGAAACCAGGGACGATGTAAGTGCTGCACTAGTATGTGGAAGTTACATAACAGGTAATCCATCTAAACGCTCTGACTTAGACGTGCATATAATTTTATCTAACGAAGTTGAATGGAGAGAAAGAGGAAATAAGATTTTTAATGGTCTTCTTATTGAATACTTTGTTAATCCACCGAAGCAAATTCGTAAATATTTTCAAGAAGATTTCCAAACTCGTCGAACAATGTCTATGGTTCAGTTTATTACAGGTAAAGTAGTATTCGATAAAACCAATGTTATTCAATCATTAAAAATAGAAGCTGCAGAATGGATACAAAAGAAATATAATAGCATTAATAGAGTATCTTTAGAGGTTAATAAATATGGAATTTGGGATACTGGAGACAATTTACAAGATTGTTATGAACAACAAAGACCGGACTTTTACCTCGTATACTACAACTCACTTACAAATCTATTCCAACAATATTGTACTTATCTCGGACTAGATATTGTTCCCTACTATCAAATCAATTCATATTTAACAGATCCTTTATATCAGAAAAAGTATTTAAAAGAAGCTTTTCCAGACCCTGTTTTCAGTAGTTTGTTTATTGAAGCGTTACAAGAGAACATAGATGTAGAAATGATGAAAAGCTATGAGCAGTTAAGCCAATACGTTTTAAACAAAATGGGTGGTTTCAATATAGATGGTTGGAAAATCAAAAGTCGTGTAGAGGAATAA
- a CDS encoding DinB family protein, with protein MESKTIRALFEYNWNLRQRWFEWCKEIPLQELMKDRNGGHKGILNTLFHIVDVEQRWITGLAKVEPNTYIFSDYSTLEEIIAFSNILKERTIHFLDNYIVENTDVLSAVNKKGENVSHLYIEVILHLSVHEVHHMGQLSVWAREIGKEPVSANLIGLNLFNNK; from the coding sequence ATGGAGTCTAAAACTATAAGGGCATTGTTTGAATATAATTGGAATCTTCGACAGCGATGGTTTGAATGGTGCAAAGAAATACCTTTACAAGAACTGATGAAAGATAGAAATGGCGGGCATAAGGGGATTTTAAATACACTATTTCATATTGTAGATGTAGAGCAAAGGTGGATTACAGGGTTAGCAAAAGTTGAGCCTAATACATATATATTTTCTGATTACAGTACACTGGAGGAAATAATAGCATTTTCCAATATTTTAAAAGAAAGAACCATTCACTTCTTGGATAATTATATTGTAGAAAACACCGATGTTTTAAGTGCGGTAAATAAAAAGGGAGAGAATGTGTCCCATCTTTATATAGAAGTTATTCTGCATCTTTCAGTTCACGAAGTTCATCATATGGGTCAACTTTCTGTTTGGGCAAGAGAAATAGGAAAAGAACCTGTCTCTGCGAATTTAATTGGTCTAAATCTGTTCAACAATAAATGA
- a CDS encoding tryptophan--tRNA ligase, which yields MKKTILTGIKPTGQIHLGNYIGAIKPALELAKIQDYKPAYFVADYHGLTKIYNAEEFRHLSYGIAATWLALGLDPDKVIFYRQSDVPEIFELNWIFSCFASKGLLNRAHAYKAIVDNNKNSQKDLDYGVNMGLFNYPILMAADILMFKTEVVPVGKDQVQHVEIARDIAESFNNNYGETFLLPEYKIQEDTAVLPGLDGRKMSKSYNNTIPLFEEPNKLQKLINKIKTDSLPPEAPKDPDTSVLFTLYKEFASPTEVEKMKEQYLNGIGWGEAKKELFNVMDRFLKQPREKYNELMDSPETLDEILKNGAEKARSISAPFLKEIKRKIGFYA from the coding sequence ATGAAAAAAACGATTTTAACTGGAATTAAACCTACGGGACAAATTCATTTGGGGAATTATATTGGAGCGATAAAGCCAGCCTTGGAATTAGCTAAGATTCAAGATTATAAACCAGCATACTTTGTTGCCGATTATCATGGTCTAACAAAAATCTATAATGCTGAAGAATTTCGACATTTGTCATATGGAATAGCAGCAACATGGTTAGCATTGGGGCTTGATCCTGATAAGGTAATCTTTTATAGACAATCTGATGTTCCTGAGATATTTGAATTAAACTGGATATTTAGCTGTTTTGCATCAAAGGGATTATTGAATAGGGCTCATGCTTATAAAGCTATTGTTGATAACAATAAAAACTCGCAAAAGGATTTAGATTATGGTGTCAATATGGGATTATTCAACTACCCGATTCTAATGGCAGCAGATATTTTGATGTTTAAAACGGAAGTTGTACCTGTTGGAAAAGACCAAGTACAACATGTAGAAATAGCTAGGGATATTGCTGAAAGTTTTAATAATAATTACGGGGAGACATTCTTGTTACCTGAGTACAAAATACAAGAAGACACCGCTGTATTGCCTGGATTAGATGGTCGGAAAATGAGTAAAAGTTATAATAATACAATTCCACTTTTTGAAGAACCAAACAAATTACAAAAGCTCATAAATAAGATAAAAACCGATTCATTGCCACCAGAGGCACCGAAAGACCCTGATACGTCAGTTCTATTTACGTTATATAAAGAATTTGCTTCTCCAACTGAAGTAGAAAAAATGAAAGAACAATATTTAAATGGTATTGGCTGGGGTGAAGCAAAAAAAGAGTTGTTCAATGTTATGGATAGATTTTTAAAACAACCACGGGAGAAATATAATGAGCTTATGGACTCCCCTGAAACATTAGATGAAATTTTGAAAAATGGAGCAGAGAAAGCAAGATCAATCAGTGCTCCATTCTTAAAAGAAATTAAACGTAAAATTGGGTTTTATGCATAG
- a CDS encoding aminoglycoside 6-adenylyltransferase, with amino-acid sequence MKKEKEMFRQLFDWAKNNEEIRTIILTSSRANPNAFIDMFTDYDFELFVKDLGPFLKSDKWLENFGTIIKRVPLKAIESENWITRLVLYEDGTKIDFQISTNESVKKLANETKIPPEYDNGYKVLLDKDNLTQGIKSPSYTAFITKKPTEEEYFEIMNSFWGDTAYVANSLWRDELYYVKFMLDNIIRFNYLQKVIEWYLGVKYDWKINPNKYGRWFKRYLDKPTWEDLEKTFVGANIEDNWNALFKTADLFSRLSKDIGENLYTYPLEYEKKIREYLLKVKNLDKNANTFE; translated from the coding sequence ATGAAAAAAGAAAAAGAAATGTTTAGACAGTTATTTGACTGGGCTAAAAACAATGAAGAAATTCGTACAATCATTCTAACAAGTTCACGTGCAAACCCTAATGCCTTTATAGATATGTTTACTGATTATGACTTTGAACTTTTCGTAAAAGATTTAGGTCCTTTTTTAAAAAGCGACAAATGGTTAGAAAATTTCGGAACAATTATAAAACGTGTTCCCTTGAAAGCAATCGAAAGTGAAAACTGGATTACTCGTCTTGTTCTATATGAAGATGGGACAAAGATTGACTTTCAAATATCTACTAATGAGTCTGTAAAAAAACTTGCTAATGAAACTAAAATACCACCTGAGTATGACAATGGTTATAAAGTGTTACTGGATAAAGATAACCTTACCCAAGGTATAAAATCTCCTTCATATACAGCGTTTATTACTAAAAAACCAACTGAAGAAGAGTATTTTGAAATTATGAATAGCTTTTGGGGAGATACAGCCTACGTTGCAAATAGTCTTTGGCGTGATGAATTGTATTATGTTAAGTTTATGCTTGATAATATAATTCGCTTTAACTATTTACAAAAAGTAATTGAATGGTATTTAGGAGTAAAATACGATTGGAAGATAAACCCCAATAAATATGGGCGATGGTTTAAAAGATATTTGGATAAACCAACTTGGGAAGATCTAGAGAAGACATTTGTCGGTGCAAATATAGAGGATAATTGGAATGCTCTTTTTAAGACTGCTGACCTATTTAGTAGATTAAGTAAAGATATCGGAGAGAATTTATATACATATCCTTTGGAATATGAAAAAAAGATAAGAGAATATTTATTAAAGGTAAAAAACTTAGACAAAAACGCTAATACTTTTGAATAA
- a CDS encoding homoserine/threonine efflux transporter: MDNLLTYISIAAMMVIIPGADTMLLIKNTLSYGSKAGRYTVFGMAMGLSFWTLIAILGLSVVIAKSVILFSTIKYLGAAYLIYLGIKSFFAKSVFSLKEIQAQANTPTKYSNRHNKDSFMQALLNNILNPKTVLVYITIMPQFINLNGNVNQQLIVLAFILTLLAVLWFLFLVYLIDYAKKWLNNSKFQKAFQKSTGLILIGFGIKTGI, encoded by the coding sequence ATGGATAACTTACTAACATACATCTCAATAGCTGCAATGATGGTTATCATACCTGGAGCAGATACTATGCTACTTATAAAAAACACACTTAGCTATGGTTCAAAAGCCGGACGTTATACGGTTTTTGGAATGGCAATGGGACTTTCGTTTTGGACACTGATTGCGATCCTTGGCTTATCTGTTGTCATTGCAAAGTCCGTCATTCTTTTCAGCACCATCAAATATTTGGGAGCCGCCTACTTAATTTATTTAGGGATAAAAAGTTTTTTTGCTAAAAGCGTGTTTTCTTTAAAAGAAATTCAAGCTCAAGCAAATACACCTACGAAGTATTCAAATCGGCATAATAAAGATTCCTTTATGCAAGCGTTACTTAATAATATTCTTAATCCAAAGACTGTTTTAGTTTATATAACAATCATGCCACAATTTATCAATTTAAACGGAAATGTAAACCAGCAATTGATTGTATTAGCCTTCATCCTAACCTTACTCGCTGTATTGTGGTTTCTATTTCTTGTTTATCTAATTGATTACGCAAAAAAATGGTTGAACAACTCAAAATTCCAGAAGGCATTCCAAAAATCAACTGGCTTAATTTTAATAGGTTTTGGCATAAAAACAGGAATTTAA
- a CDS encoding TrmB family transcriptional regulator, with the protein MKENILETLKNLNFTEYEAKAYLTLLEESPLTGYAVAKNSGVPRSRIYEVLDSLVMRGDILVSPGNTPQYTPVPAKELIKNRRMKAEENFELAEKSLAEFERSANDRENIWNITGRNEILDKVKACILSSKKRILLEIWKEEFEELESELRQAANRGVNVTIIAYGEIVSDFANVYLHYMGHEITEEYGGRWLVISGDDSEVVAGIVSLGKDSRAAWTMHVGLVMPITEVMIHDLYLMEIMEKHRELLEESFGENLINLRRKFSIHPDFKKHYVK; encoded by the coding sequence ATGAAAGAAAACATTTTAGAAACATTAAAAAATCTAAATTTTACCGAATATGAGGCGAAAGCATATCTTACCCTGTTGGAAGAATCGCCATTAACCGGTTATGCAGTAGCAAAAAATTCCGGTGTACCACGTTCAAGAATATATGAAGTTCTGGACAGTCTCGTCATGCGCGGAGATATTCTGGTTAGTCCTGGAAACACACCACAGTATACTCCTGTTCCTGCAAAGGAGCTAATTAAAAACCGTCGAATGAAAGCAGAAGAGAATTTTGAACTGGCAGAAAAATCATTAGCGGAGTTTGAACGTTCTGCAAATGACCGTGAAAATATCTGGAATATCACGGGACGCAATGAAATACTCGATAAGGTAAAAGCTTGTATATTGTCTTCTAAAAAAAGAATTCTCTTAGAGATTTGGAAAGAGGAATTCGAAGAATTGGAGTCTGAACTAAGACAGGCAGCAAATAGAGGGGTCAATGTAACGATTATTGCTTATGGGGAAATCGTCTCTGATTTTGCTAATGTTTACCTCCATTATATGGGTCATGAAATTACAGAAGAGTATGGTGGACGATGGCTTGTTATTAGTGGAGATGATTCAGAAGTAGTAGCAGGTATTGTCTCGCTGGGTAAAGATAGCCGTGCAGCATGGACAATGCATGTAGGTTTAGTAATGCCAATTACAGAAGTCATGATTCATGATTTGTATCTCATGGAAATTATGGAGAAACATAGAGAACTTTTAGAGGAAAGTTTTGGGGAAAACCTCATCAATTTACGTCGCAAATTTTCTATCCACCCAGATTTTAAAAAACATTATGTAAAATAG